CTCTCTGTCGGACTCCACCGATCAGATCGCCCGCTTCAAGGCCGTACACTGGAACACAATCGAGATCGACGGTCACGATCAGGCCGCGATCGCCGACGCGATCGAAGCTGCCCACAAGTCCGACCGCCCGACCTTCATCGCCTGCAAGACGATCATCGGCTTCGGCGCCCCGAACAAGCAGGGCACCCACAAGGTCCACGGCAACCCGCTCGGCGCCGAGGAAATTGCGGCCACCCGCAAGGCGCTGAACTGGGAAGCCGAAGCCTTCGTCATCCCGTCGGATGTCCTTGACAGCTGGCGTGCAGCCGGCGCCCGCTCCGTCGACCTCGTCAAATCCTGGGAAGACGGCCTCGCCAAGGCTCCGGCCAAAGCCGAGTTCAGCCGCCGCATGGCAGGCGAACTGCCGGAAGGTTTCGACGCCGCGATCAGCGCATATAAAAAGAAGCTCGCCGAGACCAAGCCGACGGTCGCGACCCGCAAGGCTTCGGAAGACGCGCTCGAGGTCATCAACGGCTTCCTGCCGGAAACGCTCGGCGGCTCCGCCGACCTGACGCCGTCGAACAACACCAAGACTAGCCAGATGCATTCGATCACGCCGACGGATTTCGCCGGTCGTTATATGCATTGGGGCATCCGCGAGCATGGCATGGCGTCTGCCATGAACGGCATTGCGCTGCATGGCGGCCTCATCCCCTATAGCGGCGGCTTCCTGATCTTCTCGGATTATTGCCGCCCGCCGATCCGCCTTGCTTCGCTGATGGGCATCCGCGTCATTCACGTCCTGACGCATGACTCTATCGGCGTCGGCGAAGACGGCCCGACGCACCAGCCGGTCGAACAGCTCGCCGGTCTGCGCGCCATCCCGAACCTGATGGTCTTCCGTCCGGCCGACGCCACGGAAACGGCGGAATGCTGGCAGATCGCCATCAAGACGCACAACCGTCCCTCGGGCCTTGCTCTGACGCGTCAGAACCTGCTCGCAGCCCGCACCGAATACAGCGAAAAGAACCTGTGCGAACAGGGCGCCTATGTGCTCGCCGGCAATGCCGACGCCAAGGTGACGATCTTCGCCTCCGGCTCCGAGGTCGAAATCGCCGTTGCAGCCCGCACGGCACTCGAAGCCAAGGGCGTCACCGTCCGTGTCGTATCGGTTCCCTGCACGGAACTGTTCTTCGAGCAGCCGGAAGCCTATCGCAAGGAAATCCTCGGCAACTCGCCGGTCAAGATCGCCGTCGAAGCCGCCGTTCGCGAAGGCTGGGATGCGTTCATCGGACCGGAAGGCACCTTCATCGGCATGAAGAGCTTCGGCGCTTCCGGCCCGGTCAAGGAGGTCTACAAGCATTTCGGCATCACCGCTGACGCCGTCGTTGCGGCCGCGGAAGCAAAGCTTTAATGAGGGCGCCTTGAGGCGCTCTCCATCTCCTCAATTCCAGGCCCTCACTCACTATCGGGCCATACTCTATCGGGAGTGAATGAACATGACAGTCAAGGTTGCCATCAACGGTTTCGGCCGCATCGGCCGCAACGTCCTTCGCGCCATCGTCGAATCCGGCCGCACCGACATCGAAGTCGTCGCCATCAACGATCTCGGCCCGGTTGAAACCAACGCCCATCTGCTGCGCTACGACTCGATCCACGGCCGCTTCCCGGCAACGGTGAAGGTCGAGGGCGACTCGATCATCGTCGGCAACGGCAAGCCGATCAAGGTCACGGCGATCAAGGATCCGGCAACGCTGCCGCACCGCGAACTCGGCGTCGACATCGCGATGGAATGCACCGGCATCTTCACCGCCCGCGACAAGGCTGCCGCTCATCTGACGGCCGGCGCCAAGCGCGTCATCGTCTCGGCGCCCGCCGATGGCGCCGACCTGACGGTCGTCTTCGGTGTCAACCATGACCAGCTCACCAAGGACCACTTGGTCATCTCCAACGCGTCCTGCACCACCAACTGCCTGGTACCGGTCGTGAAGGTTCTCGACGACGCCGTCGGCATCGACCACGGCTTCATGACGACCATCCACTCCTATACCGGCGACCAGCCGACGCTCGACACGATGCACAAGGACCTGTATCGCGCCCGCGCTGCTGCCTTGTCGATGATCCCGACCTCGACGGGTGCAGCCAAGGCAGTCGGCCTCGTTCTGCCGCATCTGAAGGGCAAGCTCGACGGCACCTCGATCCGCGTTCCGACCCCGAACGTTTCCGTCGTCGACTTCAAGTTCGTCGCCAAGAAGGCGACCAGCGTTGGCGAAATCAACGAAGCCATCATGGCTGCTGCCAACGGCAAGCTGAAGGGTATCCTCGGCTACACCGACGAGCCACTCGTCTCTCGTGACTTCAACCACGACAGCCACTCCTCGATCCTCGCAACCGATCAGACCAAGGTCATGGAAGGCAACTTCGTGCGCGTCCTGTCCTGGTACGACAACGAGTGGGGCTTCTCCAGCCGCATGTCCGACACGGCAGTCGCTTTCGCCAAGCTCATCTGAGCGCTCTTGAGGCATCGACATGCTAGCGGCCCGGGAAACCGGGCCGCTTTTTGTTGCCGTGCCTCCGAACAAAACCGGCCTCCCCGCACTGGCATCTTTTCGTCCTTTGGCCGGATGAGATCTGCTAGAATACATCACCCTGGACATTCGAAATGCCCAGTTTCCTCGCGCATTGGCCATCGGCCAGGCGTAGCCACGCCAATACCGTGCGGCAGCACTGTCGCCCGCATGAAAATGAGAGAGATGGATGGATTACTTTACCGTTGAAATCGCCGGCCGCGCCGTTGCCAGTTTCCGCTCGGAAAATCACGAGGAAGCGACGCATTTCTTCGAGGCTGAAGACTTTCGCGACGATCTGACAGTCCTGGAATCCGAAGGCAAGCCTCTCTGGGACCGCAAAGCGGCCCTGAGCCTGCGCAAGGCGACCACCGAGGAAGCAAGCGAAGTCGAGCATGCCTATGAATTCGACGACGATCCGGAACGGACGATCGAGGACGAGTTCGTCGTTTTCCTGGTCCCAGTCGCGGATCTGACCGACGAGGGCGAGGACACAGAAGACTGACCAACGATCCGCACCGGGTTCGATATGGCGCCGCCGTTCTCAGGACAGGATGGCGGTGCAGTTGAGGCTGCCTCGGGTTCGAATTCGATCGGCGTCTCTGCACGAATTGGTAATCCGCTGGCCAAGCGTGCTAGATTGAGGAAATGCGCAGCGCTGCACAATGGCTAAAATGAGCCAAGTGGAGGTGATAAATGGCAGAGGCACAAAAACGCTTGTCCCACACCACCCTCAAACGGCGGCAACGGTTTCACCCTAAGCGGGACGTCAGACCTGCCGTGCTGGCAAAGGCCAATCGTCTGGTCATCTGGGTCGCCGCGTTCATTGGCCTCTCGTTTCTCGCCATTGTCATACTTGAGGCAGTGTTAGGATAGCGGCGCAAGAGCCGGCCGCTTCTGGCACAAAACTACAGCCGGCTGCTCTCGCTCGGCGGCCGGCATGTCCACCCGATATCGAAATCTCTCAGCGCTCATTTTCCCTCTCCGCATCCGCGCGTGCAATTCAGGCTTCCCGTCATTGGACAAGGCAAACGGGCCGGGTGAAACGAGGAGTGGGTCTTATTCTGTTGCCATTCGCAGATACCGGCAGGAAAAATCCATGCCTGTCTTTTTTGCCCTGCTCTCGCCTGATTTTCCTATACATTCCTTATAGAGAATTTCTCCCGTAGCATTCCGTGTCGGTTGGCCGTCCGGCAGCCGTTCAGCAGCATGAAGCAGCATCGCGACGAGGTTAAGCCGCAAGGCCTACCCTTCTCTGAAGTTTTGCCGTTTACTGACGGATCGCCGCGCGTGACGGAGGGGTTGAATAGAGGCGGATCGGCCGGGGCCGCTGCGTTCGCGAAGCAGTCGATGGAAAGGGGTGGGCATGGAAGCGTTCTATATCGTGGTGCTGGTTTCGACGGCGCTCGTGCTTCTTGCCGCATTTTCGAGCCTGCTCGCCTTCCGCTTCGGCGCCCCCCTGCTGCTGCTCTTCCTGATGATCGGCCTTGCTGCCGGCGTCGATGGCCTCGGCATCGAGTTCAGCAACAATTATCTCGCCTATATTCTAGGCTCCATCGCGCTGGCCATCATCCTCTTCGATTCCGGCTTCGGCACGCCGATGCAGGCCTTCCGGCTCGCGGCCGTGCCCTCTCTGGCGCTCGCCTCGGTCGGCGTGCTGATCACCGCCTCGCTCTTTGCCTTCGCGGCCATGTGGCTTTTGAATTTCACCTGGCTGGAAGGCCTGCTACTCGGCTCGATCGTCGCATCGACAGATGCCGCCGCCGTCTTCTTCCTGCTGCGCATCGGCGGCATCAACATCCGCGACAAGGTGCGCTCGACGCTGGAAGTCGAATCCGGCACCAACGATCCGATGGCGATCTTCCTCACCATTGCCCTCGTCGAGGTGCTGGCGAGCGGCGAGCGTTACGCCGGCATCAATATCGGCATGCTCGCCATGTTCGTGCAGCAGATGGGCCTCGGCGTCATTCTCGGCCTGCTTGGCGGCATGATGATCGTGCTGATCGTCAGCAGGCTCGATACCGATCGCGGCCTGACGCCGATCTTCGTGCTGGCGCTCGCTCTTCTCGTCTTTTCCTTCACCGGCGCGGTCGGTGGCAGCGGCTTCCTCGCCGTCTATGTCGCCGGCATTTACGCCGGAAACCGCAAGATGCAGGCGATCGGCACCATCAAACGCTTCCAGGACGGCATGACCTGGCTGGCGCAGATCATCATGTTCCTGGTGCTCGGACTGCTCGCCACGCCGTCGCAATTTCCTGTCATCATCGTGCCCGCCATCCTGCTTGCCCTCTTCCTGATCTTCGTCGCCCGGCCGTTGGCGGTCTGGCTGTCGCTGCTTCCCTTCGATTATACGCAACAGGAAATCGGCTTCGTCGCTTGGGTCGGCCTGCGCGGCGCCGTCTCCATCCTGCTTGCCATCATGCCGATCCTCGGCGGGCTCGAGAACGGCCAAATCTATTTCAACACCGCCTTCATCATCGTGCTGGTCTCGCTGCTCCTCCAGGGCTGGACGATCAAGCCCGTCGCCAAGAAGCTCGGGCTGATCATTCCGCCGCGCATCGGCGCCGTCGACAAGGTCGAGGTCGACCTGCCTGGGGCGGCTAACCACGAGTTGCTCTCCTACCGCGTCATCAAGGATAGCCCGGTGCTGCGGGGCGAGCGTATTCCGCGCTGGGCGACACCCTCGCTCGTCATCCGCGACGGCAAGTCGATGCGCTACCAATATGCAGGGCGGCTGCGCGAGCATGATCTCGTCTACCTCTTCATCGTGCCGAGCTATTCCCGCTTGCTCGACCGGCTTTTCGCCAGCCGGGCGCCTGTCGACGACGACGATGCCGAATTCTTCGGGGCCTTCGCGCTCTCCCCCGCCCGTCCTGCCGCCGATCTCGACGCCGCCTATGGCCCCGGCCTGCTCAACGAATCCGAAAAGGGCCTGACGATCGCCGAATTGATGCGGCAGCGCCTCGGCGGCAAGGCCGATTATGCCGACCGCGTCCGCCTCGGCTCGATCATCCTTATCGTCCGCGATCTCGACGAGCACGATCACATCACCTCCGTCGGCATGTCGCTCGAAGCAGTCGAACCGGCAATTACGCTGCCGATCTTCCTCAATCTCAAGGACATCACCCAGCGCATCCGCGACCGGCTGAACGGACGCAGGAACAGGGAAACCGCAGCCTCCGAAAGCACGCCGAAACCGCCGGCCGGACGCGACGAAGGCACACGCGAAAACGGCCGCTGAACGCCTTGCGTCTCGAATGATCCTTGCTATGTTCGGCGCAACTTTCGCCAACCACGACAGGATCCTCCCCATGCCCTCTTTCAAGACCCTCGACGATCTTTCCGACATCCGCGGCAAGCGCGTTCTCGTCCGCGTCGACCTCAACGTCCCGGTGAAAGACGGCAAGGTCACCGATGTGACGCGCATCGAGCGTGTGGCGCCGACCATCCTCGAACTGTCCGAAAAGGGTGCCAAGGTGATCCTGCTCGCCCATTTCGGCCGGCCGAAGGATGGCCCTTCGGCGGAGCTGTCGCTGTCGCTGATTGCCCCTTCCGTCGAGGAAGTGCTTGATCATGCCGTGCTGACGGCCTCCGATTGCATCGGCGAGGCCGCTGCCTCTGCCGTTGCCGCGATGAATGACGGCGATATCCTGCTTTTGGAAAACACCCGCTTCCACAAGGGCGAGGAAAACAACGACTCCGACTTCACCAAGGCGCTTGCCGCCAACGGCGATATCTATGTCAACGACGCCTTTTCGGCCGCCCACCGCGCCCATGCCTCAACCGAGGGTCTTGCCCACCACCTGCCGGCCTATGCCGGCCGCACCATGCAGGCAGAACTGGAAGCGCTGGAAAAGGGCCTCGGCGAACCGGCTCGCCCTGTCGTCGCGATCGTCGGCGGCGCCAAGGTCTCCACCAAGATCGACCTCTTGATGAACCTCGTGAAGAAGGTCGATGCGCTCGTCATCGGCGGCGGCATGGCCAATACCTTCATCGCCGCACGCGGCACCAATGTCGGCAAGTCGCTCTGCGAACATGATCTCGCTGAAACCGCCAAGCAGATCATGATCGAGGCCGCCACCGCCGGCTGCGCCATCATCCTTCCGGAGGATGGCGTGATCGCCCGCGAGTTCAAGGCGGGCGCCGCCAACGAGACGGTCGATATCAATGCCATCCCCGCCGATGCCATGGTGCTCGATGTAGGCCCGAAATCCGTCGAGGCCATCAACGCCTGGATCGAGCGCGCTGCAACCCTGGTCTGGAACGGCCCGCTCGGCGCCTTCGAAATCGAACCCTTCGATGCCGCAACCGTCGCTACCGCGAAATACGCCGCTGGGCGCACGGTAGCCGGCAAGCTCACCTCCGTTGCCGGCGGCGGCGACACCGTCTCGGCGCTCAACCATGCCGGCGTTGCCGACGATTTCACCTACGTCTCGACCGCCGGCGGCGCCTTCCTCGAATGGATGGAAGGGAAAGAGCTTCCCGGTGTCGCCGTCCTCAACGCCGCTGCTACATAATTCCTTAAATCGGAACCGATTGAAGGACATAATTATGCAGCCATTCAAAGTGCCAAGCGTCCTTTGCGCGTCTGAAAGGCGCGCGGCGCTGTAGTAATCCGCAAGACTGATTTCGCAGATTTTACATGTCGATAGACCGCGGAAGAAAAACAGCTTCCGCGGTCTTTTGCTCAAAGGACGAAAAAAATCCCAACTTTCAAACGATTGAATTGAATTCAATCGTTTCAATGACTTAGCCTTCCATTTTCCTGCCTATAAACTTCTGGTATCCGCGTTCTATATTCCTGAAGTGCCGATGTTTATTGTTGTGGAGAGAACGAGATGAGCGAACGACTGGAAGACATTGCAGTGCAGATGGTTACGGGCGGCCGGGGGCTGCTCGCCGCCGATGAATCGACCTCCACCATCAAGAAGCGTTTCGACGCGATCAACCTCGATTCGACCGAAACGAGCCGGCGGGACTACCGGGAGATGCTCTTCCGCTCCGACGAGGCGATGAAGAAATATATCTCCGGCGTCATCCTCTTCGAAGAGACGTTGTTCCAGAAGGCCGCGGACGGCACGCCCTTCGTCGATGTCATCCGCGCAGCCGGCGCCATCCCCGGCATCAAGGTCGATACCGGCGCCAAGCCGATGGCCAAATATCCCGCTGAAACCATCACCGAAGGCCTCGACGGTCTCGGCGAGCGCCTTGCCAGATATTATGAAGCCGGCGCCCGCTTCGCCAAATGGCGCGGCGTCATCGCCATCTCGTCGACCTTGCCGACCCGCGGTTCCGTCCGCGCCAACGCTCAGGCGCTTGCTCGTTATGCTGCACTTTGCCAGGAAGCCGGAATCGTTCCGATCGTCGAGCCGGAATGCCTGATGGACGGCAAACCGGGCGACCACAATATCGACCGCTGCGCCGAAGTGACCGAATCCACGCTGCGCATCGTCTTCGAGGAACTGGCCGATGCCCGCGTCAACCTCGAAGGCATGATCCTCAAGCCGAACATGGTGATCGACGGCAAGAACGCCCGCAAGGCCTCGGTCGCGGAAGTTGCCGAGCACACCGTCAAGGTGCTGAAGGCGACCGTTCCGCCCGCCGTTCCCGGCATCGCCTTCCTCTCCGGCGGCCAGACGACCGAAGAAGCGACAGCCCATCTCTCGGCGATCAATGCCAGCGGCGACCTGCCATGGTTCGTCACCTTCTCCTACGGCCGCGCCCTGCAGGACAGCGCGCTCAAGGCCTGGAACGGCAAGCAGGAAAACGTCGCCGCCGGCCAGCGCGAATTCACCCACCGCGCCGAGATGAACAGCCTCGCCGCCAAGGGCAACTGGAAGAAGGACCTGGAAAAAGCCGCCTGATTTTTTGGAGCCTTGAACTTTGGGCAGGGAGGGGCGAACGCAGCTTCCCGCCCTCTCCGCCGTTTCCTTTCCTCTCATTGTCACGGCGACAAGAAACCGCTTCGTTCCCTCGAAAACCGTGACTACTCATAGCGCCCTGTCACAACAGGAGCCGCCATGAACACCCTCTCCTACGTCACCGTCGATGTCTTCACCTCCACCCGCTTCGAGGGCAATCCGCTTGCCGTCATCTCCGATGCGCGCGGTCTGAGCGATGCAGCGATGCAAAAGATCGCCACCGAGTTCAACTATTCCGAAGTCACGTTCGTCCTGCCGCCGGGAGACCCGCAAAATTCCGCCCGCGTGCGCATCTTCACGCCGACGATGGAAATACCCTTCGCCGGCCATCCGAATGTCGGCACGGCTTATGTGCTCGGCCGGCAGGCGGAGATCTTCGGCAAGCTGGTCGGCGATACGCTGCGTTTCGAGGAAAAGGCCGGCATCGTCGAAGTCAGCCTGAAACGCGAGGGCGGAAGGGTTGCTGCTGCCGCCATCCGCGCGCCACAGCCGCTGACGATCGGCGACACCATTGCCGCCCAAACCGTCGCCAGCTGCGTCTCGATCGACCCCGGCGCCATCGTCAACACCACCCATGCCCCAGTCTTTGTCTCCGTCGGCCTGAACTTCGCCGTTGCAGAAGTGAACGGGCTCGAAGCGCTGGCCGCTGCCCGCCCAAACCTTGCCGGGTTCCAGGCAGCTGCCGGCCGCCAGACGACCAGCGGCCACGACTTCTCGCTCTTCCTCTATGTGCGAACAGCCGAAAATCCATGGAAGATCCGCGCCCGCATGTTCGCGCCGCTCGACAACGTGCCCGAAGATCCGGCAACGGGCAGCGCTTCAGCCGCGCTCGGCGCCTATCTCGTCTCGCTGGCGCCGGAGGCCGACATGAATGTCCGCATCAACATTGAACAGGGCATCGAAATGGGCCGCCGCAGCGTCATCACTCTTGATGTCGTGAAATCCGACGGCATCGTCACAGATGTCGTCATCTCCGGAGGCTGCGTTTCCGTCATGCGCGGAGAGATCAGTTTGCAGGACTGACGGTAGCAGGTCGGCCGTAATCCCCGGGGTACATGCAATCCAAGGATTACATCAGGAAATCGCGCGAAAGCAGAGCCACTGCCCAGACGGCGAAAGCGATCAGCGCGAGCTTCCAGAAATCCATCCGTCGCCTGAGGCCGGGAAGTCCGAGCGGCTTGATCACCTGTATCGCCATGGCAAGGATGAGCAGCAAGGCTATCAGCTTTGTCATGCTTTATTTTTTCCGTTTTTCGGAATGTCACAGGACGGACATTTTTCCGCGCGAACAAGAGGATCTCGACACGCCGTAAAGATATTCCGGGGCACAATCAATCATCTTGAGGCTGGGCTGAGGCAGGTCTTGCCTTATGTCCATTGCAAATCGCTAAGACCGAGTCTGGGGAAATGAAGAGAAATCTGCTGTCCGTCGCCGCGTTGCTCTTTGGCACGCTCTTCCTTTTCATGGGCAACGGCCTGCAGGGCATCCTGCTCCCCGTGCGCGGCAATCTCGAAGGCTACGCAACGACGACGCTCGGCCTGCTCGGCACTTCGTGGGCGGGGGGCTTCGTCATCGGCTGCCTGATTGCACCGAAGATCGTGCGCCGCGTCGGCCATGTGCGTGCCTTTTCGGGCTTCATCTCGATCATCGCCATCATCGCGCTGGTCAGCGGTATCATCATCGATCCAGTCTGGTGGGTGGTCTTGCGCGCCGTCACCGGCTTCTCCACCGCCGGTACGTCGATGATCATCGAAAGCTGGCTGAACGAGCGCGCCAGCAACGAGAGCCGCGGCGCGATCTTCTCGCTCTATATCGGCATCACATTGCTTGGCGTCGTGGGCGGCCAGATGATGATCCCACTCGAGGATGTGCGCACGCCGGTGCTGTTCATGATCTGCGGCATCTTCTATTGCATCGCCATGCTGCCGACGACGCTGTCGACCGCTGCTTCGCCGCAGCCGTTGAAGGCGGTGCGCCTCGACCTACCGGCGCTCTATCGCAACTCGCCGGTCTCCTGCCTGGGCATCCTGCTCGTCGGCATCGCCAACGGGGCTTACGGCACGCTCGGCGCCGTCTTCGGCGCCGGCGCCGGCCTCTCCGACACCAACATAGCCGTCATGATGAGCGCCACCATCTTCGCCGGGGCCGTGATGCAGCTGCCGGCCGGCCGGCTTTCCGACCGCATCGACCGGCGCTACGTGCTCGCCGCCATGTCGGGGATCGCCGCCCTTGCGGGCTTGCTGATCTTTCTCTTCCACCCAACGTCCCCCGCCTTGCTGATCGGGCTTGTGGTCCTCTACGGCGCGGTGGCGAATACGCTCTATCCGATCGCCGTCGCCCACGCGAACGACTTCGCGGCCTCGGAGGATTTCGTCAAGGTCTCCGGCGGCTTGCTGCTGCTTTACGGCATCGGCACGATGATCGGCCCGACGCTCAGCGGTCCCGTCATGTCGGCGATCACCCCGCATGCGCTTTTCCTAGTCACCGCCATCGCCCATGTGCTGATCACCGTTTACGCCATCATCAGGAGCCGCATCCGCGCCGCCGTGCCTGCCAGCGACCGCGACGCCTACACGACGATCCCTACCGGCACCTCGCAGATGCTGACACCGCAAAGCATGTCGCTTGCCGATCGCGGCGCCGGCAAACCTCCCGAAACCGAAAAGTCTCCCGAAAGCGGCGATCCTGCTGTAAAGTTCGGCTAGAACAATTCCAGCAAAAGTGCGCAGCGAACGGAGGACGAGCCATGAGCTTCATCGATGACGACCGGCCGCAGAAGAAAGTCGCCCACGAGGTCGGCGCCGATCTCTCCATGCTTTCGGTCGACGAGTTGAAGGCCCGGGTAGAATTGCTGAAGACGGAGATCGCCCGTCTCGAGGCCGAAGCCGGTCGCAAGGCCTCCGGGCGGCAGGCGGCGGAAAGCTTCTTCCGCACCTGATCCGTTAAAACCCCAAAAAACAAGACTATGGGCCGATAAAACAGCCCGCCCCAAGTCTTAATTCAGCACAATGTTAATAAAATATTAAGCTTTATAAGGTATTACTATATTCATCCGGATTTCCTCTGGATCTCAGACAGTTTCCCAAGCGGTGAATTGGTCTGATTTTTCTCCCTGTTTTACCTTGAGAGCCGCGTTTGCGGCTCTTCTTTTTCCTATGGCCGGCGCACTTCCACGAAACTGTGGAGATTAACCCTTTCTTAAGAAACGGCTTGCGCATTTGGGCTAATGATACCATCTTAAAGTCATAAAGACCGGGCCTGGAAACTTTTCCGTCGGTGCCGGCGTTACCTGAATATATGTAGCTGCGTGCGAACAGGGACTATTGCGATGTCGGAAGTTGGATTGAACACGATCAGTTTTGCAGGCCGCGCCGCTGCATCCTCGCAGTTCAAGGCACTTTACGCGGAAGGCATGTCGCTGGTCGAAGAGACTGCCGCCTATCTCGACGGCCAGGGCCGTGCCGCCTCCAAGGTTCTGCCGCGTATGGCCTCGGTTCTCTACGCCGCGGAATCGATGCGTCTCACCACCCGCCTGATGCAGATGGCTTCCTGGCTGCTGTTGCAGCGTGCCGTCAACAATGGCGA
This Rhizobium brockwellii DNA region includes the following protein-coding sequences:
- the tkt gene encoding transketolase, with product MTSPEQHDRMANAIRFLAMDAVEKANSGHPGMPMGMADVATVLFTKYLKFDPKKPHWPNRDRFVLSAGHGSMLLYSVLYLTGYPDMTIEDLKQFRQLGSKTAGHPEYGHATGIETTTGPLGQGIANSVGMAIAERKLREEFGSDLQDHYTYAICGDGCLMEGISHEAIALAGHLKLNKLVLFWDNNSITIDGAVSLSDSTDQIARFKAVHWNTIEIDGHDQAAIADAIEAAHKSDRPTFIACKTIIGFGAPNKQGTHKVHGNPLGAEEIAATRKALNWEAEAFVIPSDVLDSWRAAGARSVDLVKSWEDGLAKAPAKAEFSRRMAGELPEGFDAAISAYKKKLAETKPTVATRKASEDALEVINGFLPETLGGSADLTPSNNTKTSQMHSITPTDFAGRYMHWGIREHGMASAMNGIALHGGLIPYSGGFLIFSDYCRPPIRLASLMGIRVIHVLTHDSIGVGEDGPTHQPVEQLAGLRAIPNLMVFRPADATETAECWQIAIKTHNRPSGLALTRQNLLAARTEYSEKNLCEQGAYVLAGNADAKVTIFASGSEVEIAVAARTALEAKGVTVRVVSVPCTELFFEQPEAYRKEILGNSPVKIAVEAAVREGWDAFIGPEGTFIGMKSFGASGPVKEVYKHFGITADAVVAAAEAKL
- the gap gene encoding type I glyceraldehyde-3-phosphate dehydrogenase; this encodes MTVKVAINGFGRIGRNVLRAIVESGRTDIEVVAINDLGPVETNAHLLRYDSIHGRFPATVKVEGDSIIVGNGKPIKVTAIKDPATLPHRELGVDIAMECTGIFTARDKAAAHLTAGAKRVIVSAPADGADLTVVFGVNHDQLTKDHLVISNASCTTNCLVPVVKVLDDAVGIDHGFMTTIHSYTGDQPTLDTMHKDLYRARAAALSMIPTSTGAAKAVGLVLPHLKGKLDGTSIRVPTPNVSVVDFKFVAKKATSVGEINEAIMAAANGKLKGILGYTDEPLVSRDFNHDSHSSILATDQTKVMEGNFVRVLSWYDNEWGFSSRMSDTAVAFAKLI
- a CDS encoding potassium/proton antiporter, with product MEAFYIVVLVSTALVLLAAFSSLLAFRFGAPLLLLFLMIGLAAGVDGLGIEFSNNYLAYILGSIALAIILFDSGFGTPMQAFRLAAVPSLALASVGVLITASLFAFAAMWLLNFTWLEGLLLGSIVASTDAAAVFFLLRIGGINIRDKVRSTLEVESGTNDPMAIFLTIALVEVLASGERYAGINIGMLAMFVQQMGLGVILGLLGGMMIVLIVSRLDTDRGLTPIFVLALALLVFSFTGAVGGSGFLAVYVAGIYAGNRKMQAIGTIKRFQDGMTWLAQIIMFLVLGLLATPSQFPVIIVPAILLALFLIFVARPLAVWLSLLPFDYTQQEIGFVAWVGLRGAVSILLAIMPILGGLENGQIYFNTAFIIVLVSLLLQGWTIKPVAKKLGLIIPPRIGAVDKVEVDLPGAANHELLSYRVIKDSPVLRGERIPRWATPSLVIRDGKSMRYQYAGRLREHDLVYLFIVPSYSRLLDRLFASRAPVDDDDAEFFGAFALSPARPAADLDAAYGPGLLNESEKGLTIAELMRQRLGGKADYADRVRLGSIILIVRDLDEHDHITSVGMSLEAVEPAITLPIFLNLKDITQRIRDRLNGRRNRETAASESTPKPPAGRDEGTRENGR
- a CDS encoding phosphoglycerate kinase yields the protein MPSFKTLDDLSDIRGKRVLVRVDLNVPVKDGKVTDVTRIERVAPTILELSEKGAKVILLAHFGRPKDGPSAELSLSLIAPSVEEVLDHAVLTASDCIGEAAASAVAAMNDGDILLLENTRFHKGEENNDSDFTKALAANGDIYVNDAFSAAHRAHASTEGLAHHLPAYAGRTMQAELEALEKGLGEPARPVVAIVGGAKVSTKIDLLMNLVKKVDALVIGGGMANTFIAARGTNVGKSLCEHDLAETAKQIMIEAATAGCAIILPEDGVIAREFKAGAANETVDINAIPADAMVLDVGPKSVEAINAWIERAATLVWNGPLGAFEIEPFDAATVATAKYAAGRTVAGKLTSVAGGGDTVSALNHAGVADDFTYVSTAGGAFLEWMEGKELPGVAVLNAAAT
- a CDS encoding class I fructose-bisphosphate aldolase; amino-acid sequence: MSERLEDIAVQMVTGGRGLLAADESTSTIKKRFDAINLDSTETSRRDYREMLFRSDEAMKKYISGVILFEETLFQKAADGTPFVDVIRAAGAIPGIKVDTGAKPMAKYPAETITEGLDGLGERLARYYEAGARFAKWRGVIAISSTLPTRGSVRANAQALARYAALCQEAGIVPIVEPECLMDGKPGDHNIDRCAEVTESTLRIVFEELADARVNLEGMILKPNMVIDGKNARKASVAEVAEHTVKVLKATVPPAVPGIAFLSGGQTTEEATAHLSAINASGDLPWFVTFSYGRALQDSALKAWNGKQENVAAGQREFTHRAEMNSLAAKGNWKKDLEKAA
- a CDS encoding PhzF family phenazine biosynthesis protein, encoding MNTLSYVTVDVFTSTRFEGNPLAVISDARGLSDAAMQKIATEFNYSEVTFVLPPGDPQNSARVRIFTPTMEIPFAGHPNVGTAYVLGRQAEIFGKLVGDTLRFEEKAGIVEVSLKREGGRVAAAAIRAPQPLTIGDTIAAQTVASCVSIDPGAIVNTTHAPVFVSVGLNFAVAEVNGLEALAAARPNLAGFQAAAGRQTTSGHDFSLFLYVRTAENPWKIRARMFAPLDNVPEDPATGSASAALGAYLVSLAPEADMNVRINIEQGIEMGRRSVITLDVVKSDGIVTDVVISGGCVSVMRGEISLQD
- a CDS encoding MFS transporter yields the protein MKRNLLSVAALLFGTLFLFMGNGLQGILLPVRGNLEGYATTTLGLLGTSWAGGFVIGCLIAPKIVRRVGHVRAFSGFISIIAIIALVSGIIIDPVWWVVLRAVTGFSTAGTSMIIESWLNERASNESRGAIFSLYIGITLLGVVGGQMMIPLEDVRTPVLFMICGIFYCIAMLPTTLSTAASPQPLKAVRLDLPALYRNSPVSCLGILLVGIANGAYGTLGAVFGAGAGLSDTNIAVMMSATIFAGAVMQLPAGRLSDRIDRRYVLAAMSGIAALAGLLIFLFHPTSPALLIGLVVLYGAVANTLYPIAVAHANDFAASEDFVKVSGGLLLLYGIGTMIGPTLSGPVMSAITPHALFLVTAIAHVLITVYAIIRSRIRAAVPASDRDAYTTIPTGTSQMLTPQSMSLADRGAGKPPETEKSPESGDPAVKFG
- a CDS encoding DUF1192 domain-containing protein; this encodes MSFIDDDRPQKKVAHEVGADLSMLSVDELKARVELLKTEIARLEAEAGRKASGRQAAESFFRT
- the rcdA gene encoding protease adaptor protein RcdA, whose protein sequence is MSEVGLNTISFAGRAAASSQFKALYAEGMSLVEETAAYLDGQGRAASKVLPRMASVLYAAESMRLTTRLMQMASWLLLQRAVNNGEMSRDQVLAEKNKVRLDGFNVDRAAPGWGDLPESFRDLVERSLRLQNRIALLDREIYRPSEAVIVHDNQNSVQAQLSLLQTAFGNN